One stretch of Clostridia bacterium DNA includes these proteins:
- a CDS encoding superoxide dismutase: MAFEVPPLPYAYEALEPYIDAQTMHLHHDKHHQAYVDNFNAAVDKTPELKGKSPEDILRHLTSVPEAVRTAVRNHGGGHVNHSMFWAIMAPNAGGQPTGAIADAIKKTFGDFAQFQEKFNDAGAKQFGSGWVWLVQGNGGLQIMSTPNQDSPLSQGLYPVMGNDVWEHAYYLKYQNRRAEYLKAWWNVVNWSEINQRLQKAGK, translated from the coding sequence ATGGCTTTCGAAGTTCCGCCGCTGCCTTATGCCTACGAAGCGCTCGAACCCTATATCGATGCGCAGACCATGCACCTGCACCACGACAAGCACCACCAGGCTTACGTGGACAACTTCAACGCCGCAGTAGATAAAACGCCGGAGCTCAAGGGCAAGAGTCCAGAAGACATTCTGCGACATCTCACCAGCGTTCCGGAAGCCGTACGCACCGCGGTGCGCAACCACGGCGGCGGACACGTCAACCACTCCATGTTCTGGGCCATCATGGCTCCCAACGCAGGCGGACAACCCACTGGCGCTATCGCCGACGCGATTAAGAAAACCTTCGGCGACTTCGCCCAGTTCCAGGAAAAGTTCAACGATGCCGGAGCCAAGCAATTCGGCAGCGGCTGGGTGTGGCTCGTGCAAGGCAATGGCGGACTGCAGATCATGTCCACGCCAAACCAGGACAGCCCGCTCTCTCAGGGGCTCTACCCAGTCATGGGCAATGACGTCTGGGAACACGCGTATTACCTCAAGTACCAAAACCGTCGCGCCGAGTACCTGAAGGCGTGGTGGAACGTCGTGAACTGGAGCGAGATCAACCAGCGCCTGCAAAAGGCAGGCAAGTAG
- a CDS encoding amidohydrolase family protein codes for MKIAFGTDVGGFSWDVNPAVQFKTMVKLGMTPAQALRSATADAAELLGWQDQIGTLDAGKYADIIAVPGNPLDDITLLEKVQWVMKGGEVYRK; via the coding sequence GTGAAGATCGCGTTCGGCACTGACGTGGGCGGCTTCTCCTGGGACGTGAATCCGGCAGTACAGTTCAAAACCATGGTGAAGCTGGGCATGACCCCGGCGCAAGCTCTACGCTCGGCGACGGCGGACGCGGCGGAACTGCTGGGCTGGCAGGACCAGATCGGTACGCTGGACGCGGGCAAATACGCGGACATCATCGCTGTACCGGGCAATCCGCTGGACGACATCACGCTTCTGGAAAAAGTGCAGTGGGTGATGAAGGGCGGCGAGGTTTACAGGAAATAG
- a CDS encoding low affinity iron permease family protein, translating into MSLGSGEKAPSPANGSNSRSFSRFAARTATLVGSSWIFILACASIFIWAFTGPIFHFSDTWQLIINTATTIVTFLMVFLIQNTQNRDARALHLKLDEIIRSIRHAHNDMIDIEKLSDEELENMTKHYERIREEYEHRAASRVHSKKKLPAA; encoded by the coding sequence ATGTCCCTTGGTAGCGGCGAAAAGGCTCCAAGTCCAGCCAACGGCAGCAACTCGCGGAGCTTCTCGCGATTTGCAGCGCGCACGGCAACGCTTGTCGGCTCTTCGTGGATATTCATCCTTGCATGTGCCAGTATCTTCATCTGGGCCTTCACTGGCCCCATCTTTCATTTCTCGGACACATGGCAGCTCATCATCAACACCGCCACGACCATCGTCACCTTTCTCATGGTTTTTCTGATCCAGAACACGCAGAACCGCGACGCCCGCGCCCTTCATCTCAAGCTCGACGAAATCATCCGTTCCATTCGCCATGCTCACAACGACATGATCGATATCGAAAAGCTCAGCGACGAAGAGCTCGAAAATATGACTAAACACTACGAGCGCATTCGCGAAGAGTACGAGCACCGGGCGGCCTCCCGCGTCCACAGCAAGAAAAAGCTCCCCGCCGCATAA
- a CDS encoding amidohydrolase family protein, producing MRKLVCVAVALFGICGGVLAQAPRNDQQAQVPKKTTYLRCGAMVDTRAGALKKGPLTIVVEGDRIKAVQNGSAAPAAGVDVVDLSRSTCLPGMIETHTHVLLQGDITAADYDEQILKQSIPFRTLLASRAARLALQYGFTALRDLETEGAGYADVDLKKAINQGIVPGPRMQVAGRAMDVTGAYPVLGYAWELQPHLPKGVQEVDGVEGGRRAVREQLSYGVDWIKVYSDRSYVLRPDGVLDDIPTFTVDELKAIVDESHRQRHKVASHATALQGVHNSVTAGVDSIEHGDYIADEDFATMKQKGIWYVPTLFVGEYVAEGRGGVWPKMVSVHQETFRRH from the coding sequence ATGAGAAAGCTCGTGTGTGTTGCAGTCGCGCTGTTTGGCATTTGTGGTGGGGTGCTGGCGCAGGCTCCGCGCAACGATCAGCAGGCGCAAGTGCCGAAGAAGACGACGTACCTTCGGTGCGGCGCGATGGTGGATACAAGGGCCGGCGCGCTGAAGAAGGGTCCGCTGACGATCGTCGTAGAGGGCGACCGGATCAAGGCGGTGCAGAATGGAAGCGCGGCGCCGGCGGCGGGCGTCGATGTGGTCGATCTTTCGCGTTCAACGTGCCTGCCGGGGATGATCGAGACGCACACGCACGTGCTGCTGCAAGGCGACATCACGGCGGCAGACTACGACGAACAGATTCTGAAGCAGTCGATACCCTTCCGCACGCTGCTGGCGTCGCGTGCGGCGCGCCTGGCGTTGCAGTATGGATTCACGGCGTTGCGTGATCTGGAAACGGAAGGCGCCGGATACGCCGACGTCGATTTGAAGAAGGCGATCAACCAGGGCATCGTGCCGGGACCGCGCATGCAGGTCGCCGGACGCGCTATGGACGTGACAGGCGCGTATCCCGTGCTGGGATATGCATGGGAGTTGCAACCGCACTTGCCGAAGGGCGTCCAGGAAGTGGATGGCGTAGAAGGCGGTCGCAGAGCCGTGCGCGAGCAACTGAGCTACGGCGTGGACTGGATCAAGGTTTATTCCGACCGCTCGTACGTGCTTCGCCCGGATGGCGTGCTGGACGACATACCGACGTTCACGGTGGATGAGTTGAAGGCGATCGTGGACGAATCGCATCGGCAGCGGCACAAGGTTGCGAGCCACGCGACAGCCTTGCAGGGTGTGCACAACTCGGTCACCGCGGGCGTCGATTCGATCGAACACGGCGATTACATCGCCGATGAAGATTTCGCAACGATGAAGCAAAAAGGCATCTGGTACGTGCCGACGCTTTTTGTGGGCGAATACGTTGCCGAAGGTCGCGGCGGGGTGTGGCCGAAGATGGTAAGCGTGCATCAGGAGACGTTTCGCAGGCACTGA